The following are from one region of the Sphingomonas oryzagri genome:
- the alaS gene encoding alanine--tRNA ligase: MTSTNDIRRSFLDYFGGQGHQIVPSAPLVPHNDPTLMFVNAGMVPFKNVFTGLETRSYNRATSSQKCVRAGGKHNDLDNVGYTARHHTFFEMLGNFSFGDYFKEQAITHAWTLLTKEWGIPADRLTATVYHTDDEAFDLWKKIAGLPESRIIRIPTKDNFWAMGDNGPCGPCSEIFYDHGDHIWGGPPGSPEEDGDRFVEIWNLVFMQFEQQANEIVGELPKKSIDTGMGIERVAAVLQGVTDNYDTDTFKALIAASCALTRTDAEGDRRASHRVIADHLRSSCFLVADGVLPANEGRGYVLRRIMRRAMRHAHLLGAAEPLMHKLVPALVTEMGAAYPELARAQPLIEETLKLEETRFRQTLANGLRLLDEATAGMGEGDTLPGATAFKLYDTFGFPYDLTEDALRGQNMAVDRAGFDAAMAEQKAAARAAWKGSGETAAQEIWFDIAEELGGTEFTGYAATEGEGTVVAIVRDGARVNAAITGDEVTILTNQTPFYAESGGQVGDVGIITGEAGFEAEVTDTSKPLGRLHAHKAVIEGGEVKVGDAVSLKVDVEHRNEVRANHSATHLLHAALRNTLGKHVSQKGSMVAAERLRFDFAHPKAMTPQEVALVEAEVNRHVRENGSVGTRLMTPDDAIAAGAMALFGEKYGDEVRVLSMGKVGDGTYSVELCGGTHVNATGDIALFKIVSESAVSSGVRRIEALTGEAARVWLTGREDSLKEVAAALKASPDEVPARVISLIDERKRLERELAEAKKALALGGGGAGKAETAVEQVAGHGFIGQVIEGLDPKGLRGLVDEAKQKLGSGVAVLVAVNEGRGSVAVGVTDDLKGAVSAVDLVKAAVTALGGQGGGGRPDMAQGGGPDGGQAAEAVAAVKAALEGVKAAA; this comes from the coding sequence ATGACATCGACCAACGACATCCGCCGCTCCTTCCTCGACTATTTCGGAGGTCAGGGGCACCAGATCGTTCCCTCGGCGCCGCTGGTGCCGCACAACGATCCGACGCTGATGTTCGTCAACGCCGGCATGGTGCCGTTCAAGAACGTATTCACGGGCCTCGAGACGCGCTCCTACAACCGCGCCACCTCCAGCCAGAAGTGCGTGCGCGCCGGCGGCAAGCACAACGATCTCGACAATGTCGGCTACACCGCGCGGCACCACACCTTCTTCGAGATGCTCGGCAACTTCTCCTTCGGCGATTATTTCAAGGAGCAGGCGATCACCCACGCCTGGACCCTGCTGACGAAGGAATGGGGCATCCCGGCGGACAGGCTGACCGCCACTGTCTATCATACCGACGACGAGGCCTTCGATCTCTGGAAGAAGATCGCCGGGCTTCCCGAAAGCCGCATCATCCGCATCCCCACCAAGGACAATTTCTGGGCGATGGGCGACAACGGGCCGTGCGGGCCGTGCTCGGAGATCTTCTACGATCATGGCGATCACATCTGGGGCGGCCCTCCGGGTTCGCCGGAGGAGGATGGCGATCGCTTCGTCGAGATCTGGAACCTCGTCTTCATGCAGTTCGAGCAGCAGGCGAACGAGATCGTCGGCGAGCTGCCCAAGAAGTCGATCGACACCGGCATGGGGATCGAGCGCGTCGCCGCCGTGCTCCAGGGCGTCACCGACAATTATGACACGGACACGTTCAAGGCGCTGATCGCCGCCTCCTGCGCGCTCACCCGCACCGATGCGGAGGGCGACCGCCGCGCCAGCCATCGCGTGATCGCGGACCATCTGCGCTCGTCCTGCTTCCTGGTGGCGGACGGCGTGCTGCCCGCCAACGAGGGCCGCGGCTACGTGCTGCGCCGGATCATGCGCCGCGCGATGCGCCACGCCCACCTGCTGGGCGCCGCCGAGCCGCTGATGCACAAGCTCGTCCCCGCTCTCGTCACCGAGATGGGCGCGGCCTATCCCGAGCTCGCGCGTGCGCAGCCGTTGATCGAGGAGACGCTGAAGCTGGAGGAGACCCGCTTCCGCCAGACGCTCGCCAACGGGCTTCGTTTGCTCGACGAGGCGACGGCGGGGATGGGCGAGGGCGATACGCTGCCCGGCGCCACCGCGTTCAAGCTCTACGACACGTTCGGCTTCCCCTACGATCTCACCGAGGACGCGCTGCGGGGCCAGAACATGGCCGTCGACCGCGCCGGCTTCGACGCCGCCATGGCCGAGCAGAAGGCCGCCGCCCGCGCCGCCTGGAAGGGTTCGGGCGAGACGGCCGCGCAGGAGATCTGGTTCGACATCGCCGAGGAACTGGGCGGCACCGAATTCACCGGCTACGCCGCCACCGAGGGCGAGGGTACCGTCGTCGCCATCGTCCGTGACGGCGCGCGCGTGAACGCCGCGATCACCGGCGATGAGGTGACGATCCTCACCAACCAGACGCCTTTCTACGCCGAGAGCGGCGGACAGGTCGGCGATGTCGGCATCATCACCGGCGAGGCCGGGTTCGAGGCGGAGGTGACCGACACCTCCAAGCCGCTCGGCCGCCTCCACGCGCACAAGGCGGTGATCGAGGGCGGTGAGGTGAAGGTGGGCGATGCCGTGTCGCTCAAGGTGGATGTCGAGCATCGCAACGAGGTGCGCGCCAACCACTCGGCCACGCACCTGCTCCACGCGGCGCTGCGCAACACGCTGGGCAAGCATGTCAGCCAGAAGGGCAGCATGGTCGCCGCCGAGCGGCTGCGCTTCGACTTCGCCCACCCCAAGGCGATGACGCCGCAGGAGGTCGCGCTGGTCGAGGCCGAGGTGAACCGCCATGTCCGCGAGAACGGATCGGTCGGCACGCGGCTGATGACGCCTGACGACGCGATCGCGGCGGGCGCGATGGCGCTGTTCGGCGAGAAATATGGCGACGAGGTGCGCGTGCTTTCGATGGGCAAGGTCGGCGACGGCACCTATTCGGTCGAGTTGTGCGGCGGCACGCATGTGAACGCGACGGGCGACATCGCCTTGTTCAAGATCGTCTCAGAGAGCGCGGTGTCGAGCGGCGTGCGACGCATCGAGGCGCTGACCGGCGAGGCGGCGCGCGTGTGGCTGACCGGGCGCGAGGACAGCCTCAAGGAAGTCGCGGCGGCGCTCAAGGCCTCGCCCGACGAGGTGCCGGCGCGCGTGATCTCGCTGATCGACGAGCGCAAGCGGCTGGAACGCGAACTGGCCGAGGCGAAAAAGGCGCTGGCGCTGGGCGGCGGCGGTGCCGGCAAGGCCGAGACGGCGGTGGAGCAGGTGGCGGGCCACGGCTTCATCGGCCAGGTGATCGAGGGGCTGGACCCGAAGGGCCTGCGCGGGCTGGTCGACGAGGCCAAGCAGAAGCTCGGATCGGGCGTGGCGGTGCTGGTCGCGGTCAATGAGGGCCGCGGATCGGTCGCGGTCGGCGTGACGGACGACCTCAAGGGCGCGGTGAGCGCGGTCGATCTGGTGAAGGCGGCGGTGACGGCGCTCGGCGGCCAGGGCGGCGGCGGGCGGCCCGACATGGCGCAGGGCGGCGGGCCGGATGGCGGTCAGGCGGCCGAGGCGGTCGCGGCGGTGAAGGCGGCGCTGGAAGGGGTGAAGGCGGCGGCTTGA
- a CDS encoding phosphatidylserine decarboxylase, producing MTSLEKPDLGTSTVRWRWPSVHPEGYKFAAIAALVSLALFIFVAEWLGWIGVIITIWILAFFRDPIRTTPKDPKMIVAPADGLVTMIANVPPPRELVGEGGLGTEPVTRVSIFMSVFDVHINRSPIAGTISRVVYISGKFLSADLDKASEENERQHILVEGKDGMRIGFTQIAGLVARRIVPFVKPGDIIAGGQRVGLIRFGSRVDVYLPAGTGAQVLLGQRTIAGETVLAVAGRDERIDGIAQ from the coding sequence ATGACATCGCTCGAAAAGCCCGATCTCGGCACCAGCACCGTGCGCTGGCGCTGGCCCTCCGTCCATCCCGAAGGCTACAAGTTCGCGGCTATCGCGGCGCTGGTTAGCCTTGCCCTGTTCATCTTCGTGGCCGAATGGCTGGGCTGGATCGGGGTGATCATCACGATCTGGATCCTCGCCTTCTTCCGCGATCCGATCCGTACCACGCCGAAGGATCCGAAGATGATCGTGGCGCCGGCCGACGGGCTGGTGACGATGATCGCGAACGTCCCGCCGCCGCGCGAGCTGGTGGGCGAGGGCGGCCTCGGCACCGAGCCGGTGACCCGCGTGTCGATCTTCATGTCGGTGTTCGACGTCCACATCAACCGGTCGCCGATCGCCGGCACGATCAGCCGCGTGGTCTATATCTCGGGCAAGTTCCTCAGCGCCGATCTCGACAAGGCGAGCGAGGAGAACGAGCGCCAGCACATCCTGGTCGAGGGCAAGGACGGGATGCGCATCGGCTTCACCCAGATCGCCGGCCTCGTCGCGCGGCGCATCGTGCCGTTCGTGAAGCCCGGCGACATCATCGCCGGCGGCCAGCGTGTCGGCCTGATCCGCTTCGGCAGCCGCGTGGACGTCTATCTGCCCGCCGGCACCGGCGCGCAGGTGCTGCTCGGCCAGCGGACGATCGCGGGCGAGACGGTGCTCGCCGTCGCCGGCCGCGACGAGCGGATCGACGGCATCGCGCAGTGA
- a CDS encoding site-2 protease family protein codes for MIGIVALAGGAQGSPIVYVFVFSFPLIAFACVFIHEAGHAIAGLATGGRVTSFLVVPFEIRFRPTSFRLRGKAESGDIGGKVKLDYAGLPRSRRSIFIMVGGGPAANLLVGIPLLFWVAHSSASGLAQGIAASVSWASIAMGLGNLCPYRRGRHATDGLQLWLLARTRDLSESPASPKSAE; via the coding sequence TTGATCGGCATCGTCGCGCTCGCGGGGGGCGCACAGGGCAGTCCCATCGTCTACGTCTTTGTGTTTTCGTTTCCGCTGATAGCGTTCGCCTGCGTGTTCATTCACGAGGCGGGGCACGCGATTGCCGGTTTAGCTACGGGGGGCCGGGTAACGAGTTTTCTTGTGGTGCCTTTTGAAATCCGTTTTCGTCCAACCTCGTTTAGATTGAGAGGAAAGGCGGAGAGCGGCGACATCGGCGGCAAGGTCAAGCTCGACTACGCTGGGCTTCCCCGATCTCGTCGCAGCATTTTCATCATGGTCGGCGGAGGCCCGGCGGCCAATCTTCTTGTCGGTATTCCGCTGCTGTTTTGGGTGGCACATTCCAGTGCTTCCGGACTTGCCCAAGGGATAGCTGCGTCCGTCAGTTGGGCGTCGATTGCAATGGGTCTCGGAAATCTCTGCCCTTACCGTCGTGGGAGGCACGCCACAGACGGCTTGCAGTTATGGCTTTTGGCACGAACGCGTGACTTGAGCGAAAGCCCGGCCTCCCCTAAATCCGCCGAATGA
- a CDS encoding class I SAM-dependent methyltransferase, giving the protein MDKEEWAGRVGDVWATEQRRTDRTFEPVDKALVDAAVAAVEGIAAPHILDVGCGAGTTSFSLAARLRDAGITGIDLSPALSGAATARAAALPDGIAGRCRFEQADATVWAGGSGFDLLVSRHGVMFFDDSVAAFAHLRTLAKVGGRLAFSCFRSPKENDWVAKFAHLMPGGAADPHAPGPFAFADRDRVAAILADAGWQDARATALDFAYVAGAGDDPVADANDFFQRIGPVSRAIRELDDAGREALRVALDEQVRAHHADGVVSFPAAAWIWEARA; this is encoded by the coding sequence ATGGATAAGGAAGAATGGGCAGGCCGCGTCGGCGACGTGTGGGCCACCGAGCAACGCCGCACCGATCGCACCTTCGAGCCGGTCGACAAGGCGCTGGTGGACGCGGCAGTCGCCGCCGTCGAAGGGATCGCCGCTCCGCATATCCTCGACGTCGGCTGCGGCGCGGGGACGACGAGCTTCTCGCTGGCGGCGCGTCTACGGGATGCTGGGATCACCGGCATCGATCTCTCGCCCGCGCTGTCCGGCGCTGCAACGGCCCGCGCCGCCGCGCTGCCGGACGGGATCGCAGGACGCTGCCGTTTCGAGCAGGCCGATGCGACCGTCTGGGCCGGGGGATCCGGCTTCGACCTTCTCGTTTCGCGCCACGGCGTCATGTTCTTCGACGATTCCGTAGCGGCCTTCGCCCATCTGCGCACGCTGGCGAAGGTAGGAGGGCGGCTGGCCTTCTCCTGCTTCCGGTCGCCGAAGGAAAATGACTGGGTCGCAAAATTCGCGCACCTGATGCCCGGTGGTGCCGCCGATCCCCACGCGCCCGGTCCCTTCGCCTTCGCCGACCGGGATCGGGTCGCGGCGATCCTCGCCGACGCGGGATGGCAGGATGCGCGCGCCACCGCGCTCGATTTCGCCTATGTCGCCGGCGCGGGGGACGATCCGGTGGCCGACGCCAACGATTTCTTCCAGCGTATCGGCCCCGTCTCGCGCGCCATTCGCGAACTGGACGACGCCGGTCGCGAGGCCCTGCGCGTCGCGCTCGACGAGCAGGTCCGCGCGCATCATGCGGACGGTGTCGTCAGCTTCCCCGCCGCCGCCTGGATCTGGGAGGCCCGTGCATGA
- a CDS encoding NADP-dependent isocitrate dehydrogenase — protein MAKIKVKTPVVEIDGDEMTRIIWEWIRERLIKPYLEIDLDYYDLGIEYRDQTDDQVTIDSAKAIQKYGVGVKCATITPDEARVEEFGLKKMWKSPNGTIRNILGGTIFREPIVMKNVPRLIPGWTDPIVVGRHAFGDQYRATDFRVPGKGKLTMKWEGENGDVIEHDVFDFPASGVAMGMYNLDESIRDFGRASMNYALGRNWPLYLSTKNTILKAYDGRFKDLFAEVFETEFKDQFQAAGIVYEHRLIDDMVASALKWSGKFVWACKNYDGDVQSDQVAQGFGSLGLMTSVLMTPDGKTIEAEAAHGTVTRHYRMHQQGKSTSTNPIASIFAWTQGLAFRGKFDNTPDVTRFAETLEKVCIDTVQGGQMTKDLAILVGPDQNWMTTEQFFDAIRVNLEKEMATWA, from the coding sequence ATGGCCAAGATCAAGGTGAAGACCCCGGTCGTCGAAATCGACGGCGACGAGATGACCCGCATCATCTGGGAATGGATCCGCGAGCGCCTGATCAAGCCCTATCTCGAGATCGATCTCGACTATTACGATCTCGGTATCGAGTATCGCGATCAGACCGACGATCAGGTGACGATCGATTCCGCCAAGGCGATCCAGAAGTACGGCGTCGGCGTGAAGTGCGCCACGATCACGCCCGACGAGGCGCGCGTCGAGGAATTCGGCCTGAAGAAGATGTGGAAGTCGCCCAACGGCACGATCCGCAACATCCTGGGCGGCACCATCTTCCGCGAGCCGATCGTGATGAAGAACGTTCCCCGCCTGATCCCCGGCTGGACCGATCCGATCGTCGTCGGCCGCCACGCCTTCGGCGACCAGTATCGCGCAACCGACTTCCGCGTGCCCGGCAAGGGCAAGCTCACCATGAAGTGGGAAGGCGAGAATGGCGACGTGATCGAACATGACGTGTTCGATTTCCCCGCCTCGGGCGTCGCGATGGGCATGTACAACCTGGACGAATCGATCCGCGATTTCGGCCGCGCCAGCATGAATTACGCGCTGGGCCGCAACTGGCCGCTCTATCTCTCCACCAAGAACACCATCCTCAAGGCCTATGACGGCCGCTTCAAGGATCTGTTCGCGGAGGTGTTCGAGACCGAGTTCAAGGATCAGTTCCAGGCCGCCGGCATCGTCTACGAGCATCGCCTGATCGATGACATGGTCGCCTCCGCGCTCAAGTGGAGCGGCAAGTTCGTCTGGGCCTGCAAGAATTACGACGGCGACGTGCAGTCGGATCAGGTGGCGCAGGGCTTCGGCTCGCTCGGCCTGATGACCTCGGTGCTGATGACGCCGGACGGCAAGACGATCGAGGCCGAGGCGGCGCACGGCACCGTCACGCGCCACTACCGCATGCACCAGCAGGGCAAGTCGACCTCGACCAACCCGATCGCCTCGATCTTCGCCTGGACGCAGGGCCTCGCCTTCCGCGGCAAGTTCGACAACACGCCGGACGTCACCCGCTTCGCCGAGACGCTGGAGAAGGTCTGCATCGACACCGTGCAGGGCGGCCAGATGACCAAGGATCTCGCGATCCTCGTCGGGCCGGACCAGAACTGGATGACCACCGAGCAGTTCTTCGACGCGATCCGCGTCAACCTCGAGAAGGAAATGGCCACCTGGGCCTGA
- a CDS encoding CDP-alcohol phosphatidyltransferase family protein, with the protein MALPSRFRDRPRRGIPLRAVAPNAVTALALCFGLSAVRFAIGAAYNADPNGWSKAVLCIIVAGVLDGLDGRIARLLKGESRFGAELDSLSDAIAFGVSPAVVLYLWSLQYMPQFGWTIALSLAVCCAFRLARFNSQIDATEQPRKAAGFLTGIPAPAGAYAAFVPIYLWLAANDAGLTSTATVLRSTYVVVPWTILVALLMVSSVATYSWYSLRLRRHVRFEALLLIVLVGAAVIGAPWPTLSIVIVGYLLTIPFSARSYARIRRQRSTDARPSPMPPASDLPS; encoded by the coding sequence ATGGCGCTCCCGTCCCGATTCCGCGATCGGCCGCGCCGTGGCATCCCGCTGCGCGCGGTGGCACCCAATGCGGTGACCGCGCTGGCGCTGTGCTTCGGCTTGTCGGCCGTGCGCTTCGCGATCGGCGCGGCCTACAATGCCGATCCCAACGGATGGTCCAAGGCGGTTCTGTGCATCATCGTGGCTGGTGTGCTCGACGGTCTCGACGGTCGCATCGCGCGCCTGCTCAAGGGTGAGAGCCGCTTCGGGGCGGAACTCGATTCGTTGTCAGACGCCATCGCGTTCGGCGTCTCGCCGGCGGTCGTGCTCTATCTCTGGTCGCTGCAATATATGCCGCAGTTCGGCTGGACGATCGCACTCAGCCTCGCGGTTTGCTGCGCCTTCCGCCTCGCGCGCTTCAATTCCCAGATCGACGCGACCGAGCAGCCGCGCAAGGCCGCCGGATTCCTCACCGGCATTCCGGCGCCTGCCGGGGCCTATGCCGCCTTCGTGCCGATCTATCTGTGGCTCGCCGCCAACGACGCCGGGCTGACGTCGACAGCGACCGTCCTGCGTTCCACCTATGTGGTCGTGCCCTGGACGATCCTGGTGGCGCTGCTCATGGTGTCGAGCGTGGCGACCTACAGCTGGTATTCGCTGCGCCTGCGCCGTCACGTCCGTTTCGAGGCGCTTCTCTTGATCGTGCTGGTGGGTGCCGCCGTGATCGGCGCGCCCTGGCCGACGCTCTCGATCGTGATCGTCGGCTACCTGTTGACGATCCCGTTCAGCGCGCGCTCCTATGCCCGGATCAGGCGGCAGCGCTCCACGGACGCGCGGCCGTCGCCGATGCCGCCTGCCAGCGACCTGCCGTCCTGA
- a CDS encoding glutathione S-transferase family protein: MIRVHHLENSRSQRVLWLLEELGLPYEVIRYERNPKTMLAPPELRRVHPLGKSPILEDEGIKLIETGAIVEHLVKKGDGFGPPDDLPGMLLWRQFLHYAEGSLMPPLLALLVVNRLGLLGRPARKPMLAMFAQHLRYLESELATRDWFTGTEITAADIMLSFPLEAATQRGGLDGRYPKLQAWLQRIHARPAYQAALAKGGPYAYA; encoded by the coding sequence ATGATCCGCGTTCACCACCTCGAGAATAGCCGCTCGCAGCGCGTCCTCTGGCTGCTGGAAGAACTCGGTCTTCCCTATGAGGTGATTCGCTACGAGCGAAACCCCAAGACCATGCTCGCCCCGCCAGAGCTGCGCCGCGTCCATCCGCTCGGCAAATCGCCGATCCTAGAGGATGAGGGCATCAAGCTGATCGAGACCGGCGCGATCGTCGAGCATCTCGTCAAGAAGGGAGACGGCTTCGGCCCGCCCGACGATCTGCCGGGGATGCTGCTCTGGCGGCAGTTCCTCCATTATGCCGAAGGCTCGCTGATGCCGCCGCTGCTCGCGCTTCTGGTTGTGAACCGGCTCGGCCTGCTCGGTCGCCCGGCGAGGAAGCCGATGCTCGCCATGTTCGCGCAGCATCTGCGCTACCTCGAAAGCGAACTCGCCACGCGCGACTGGTTCACCGGCACGGAGATCACCGCTGCTGACATTATGCTGAGCTTCCCGCTGGAGGCGGCGACGCAAAGGGGCGGTCTGGATGGGCGCTATCCGAAGTTGCAGGCGTGGCTCCAGCGCATCCATGCGCGGCCGGCCTATCAGGCGGCGCTCGCGAAGGGCGGGCCTTATGCCTATGCGTGA
- a CDS encoding cation:proton antiporter domain-containing protein, producing MAGFSPTSTGFSDALVILGAAGIVIPAFARFKVNPVIGFILVGLALGPHGLGRFVPHWPGLYHVTISDPHAIEPFAEFGIILLLFAIGLELSFKRLWQMRAKVFGVGAAELLLSAGVIGGTLMLIGEDWSGSLGLGLALALSSTALVLPMVGTSGPVGSSAFAMLLFEDLALVPIIFALSAMGPTAGGGWAELGQTLLTGGITVAILLVAGRFLLPPLFAQAARAKNPELFLAISLLVVILASIATASAGLSPIVGALLAGLLIAETEYHTEVEVITAPFRGLALGVFLITVGMSIDLAAIGENWASLLLAVVGIVIAKSVVTAVLLRLSGARPGVAAETGLLMASPSETTLIVLGTAQAAGLVLPETAAFWQTVTAIGLTITPLLARAGQDVAKRVERRSTKQAEDAPAPSGQPRVLVIGFGRVGRLVAEMLKAHDRPYLAVETDVDVVSRARAQGFSVLFGDASRPEMIDRLHLGEAAAVVLTMDDPVAQLRLTRRIRGDHPDLPIIVRARDAGNAAQLYRAGATDAVPEQLESSFQLSEAVLTEIGVAVGPVIASIHDKRAEQRAEIMEMGGMSEAPKERGRRMGEV from the coding sequence ATGGCAGGCTTCTCCCCCACCTCCACCGGCTTCTCGGACGCGCTCGTGATCCTCGGCGCGGCGGGCATCGTGATCCCGGCCTTCGCGCGCTTCAAGGTGAACCCGGTGATCGGCTTCATCCTCGTCGGCCTTGCGCTCGGGCCGCATGGGCTGGGGCGCTTCGTGCCGCACTGGCCGGGCCTGTACCACGTCACGATCAGCGATCCGCACGCGATCGAGCCGTTCGCGGAGTTCGGCATCATCCTGCTGCTGTTCGCGATCGGGCTGGAACTGTCGTTCAAGCGGCTGTGGCAGATGCGCGCCAAGGTGTTCGGCGTCGGCGCTGCCGAACTGTTGCTGAGCGCGGGCGTGATCGGCGGCACGCTGATGCTGATCGGAGAGGATTGGTCCGGCTCGCTCGGCCTCGGCCTCGCGCTGGCGCTGTCCTCCACCGCACTGGTGCTGCCCATGGTGGGAACGAGCGGGCCGGTCGGTTCCTCGGCCTTCGCGATGCTGCTGTTCGAGGATCTGGCGCTCGTGCCGATCATCTTCGCGCTCTCCGCGATGGGGCCGACGGCGGGCGGCGGCTGGGCGGAACTCGGGCAGACCCTGCTGACGGGCGGGATCACCGTGGCGATCCTGCTGGTAGCCGGCCGTTTCCTCCTGCCGCCGCTGTTCGCGCAAGCCGCGCGGGCGAAGAACCCGGAGCTGTTCCTGGCGATCAGCCTGCTCGTCGTGATCCTCGCCTCGATCGCGACCGCGTCGGCCGGCCTGTCGCCGATCGTCGGCGCGCTGCTCGCCGGCTTGCTGATCGCCGAGACCGAATATCATACCGAGGTGGAGGTGATCACGGCGCCGTTCCGCGGCCTCGCGCTCGGCGTGTTCCTGATCACGGTGGGGATGAGCATCGATCTCGCCGCGATCGGTGAGAATTGGGCATCCTTGCTGCTCGCCGTGGTAGGAATCGTCATCGCCAAGTCGGTGGTGACGGCAGTGCTGCTCCGTCTCTCCGGCGCGCGGCCGGGCGTGGCGGCGGAGACCGGGCTGTTGATGGCCAGCCCCTCCGAGACCACGCTGATCGTTCTCGGCACCGCGCAGGCGGCCGGACTGGTACTGCCCGAGACCGCCGCCTTCTGGCAGACGGTGACGGCGATCGGCCTCACCATCACGCCGCTGCTCGCGCGTGCCGGGCAGGACGTGGCGAAGCGCGTCGAGCGGCGCAGCACCAAGCAGGCGGAGGATGCGCCCGCCCCCTCCGGCCAGCCCCGCGTGCTGGTGATCGGCTTCGGCCGCGTCGGGCGGCTGGTGGCGGAGATGCTGAAAGCGCACGACCGGCCCTATCTGGCCGTGGAGACCGACGTGGACGTGGTCTCCCGCGCCCGCGCGCAGGGTTTCTCCGTCCTGTTCGGCGACGCCAGCCGGCCGGAGATGATCGACCGGCTGCATCTCGGCGAAGCCGCGGCGGTGGTGCTGACGATGGACGATCCGGTCGCGCAGCTGCGCCTCACCCGCCGCATCCGGGGCGATCATCCCGACCTCCCCATCATCGTGCGTGCCCGCGACGCGGGCAACGCCGCCCAGCTCTACCGCGCCGGCGCCACCGACGCGGTGCCCGAGCAGCTGGAATCGAGTTTCCAGCTCTCCGAAGCGGTGCTGACCGAGATCGGCGTCGCCGTCGGCCCGGTGATCGCCTCGATCCACGACAAGCGCGCGGAGCAAAGGGCGGAGATCATGGAGATGGGCGGAATGAGCGAGGCGCCGAAGGAGCGCGGCAGAAGGATGGGCGAGGTGTGA
- a CDS encoding M24 family metallopeptidase, with translation MISDRRTLLTGILAAGATLALPQRLLAATGTPLPAPPAYTPPAITQAERERRIEEARRRMRAAGISALLIEPGSSLIYFTGIEWHRSERLTCAVIPANGDIAIVMPFFEEPSIRLSLAIPAEVRIWNEDEDPLVTVAGILKDRKAAAGPIAIEETMRYFAVDGLKKALPNAAIVSGAGVVRGCRMHKSPAEIALMRHATDITIAAYRWLVPQVAPGMKASAVSSMMDAATRAMGGSPEFSMVLVDAAAALPHGVREDQTIGENSLVLMDCGCTVEGYQSDVSRTFVVGRPSDHQRQVWDQVHRGQQVAFAAAKIGAAAASVDDAVRRFYEGLGYGPGYRLPGLSHRTGHGIGLDGHEPVNLVHGETQVLEPGMCFSDEPGLYLPGQFGVRLEDCFHMTEAGPAWFSQPPESLERPV, from the coding sequence ATGATATCCGACCGTCGAACGTTGCTCACCGGCATCCTGGCCGCAGGCGCCACGCTCGCGCTCCCGCAACGCCTGCTCGCCGCCACCGGCACCCCGCTGCCTGCACCACCGGCCTACACCCCCCCCGCCATTACCCAGGCCGAGCGCGAACGCCGCATCGAGGAAGCCCGCCGCCGGATGCGCGCCGCCGGTATCTCCGCGTTGCTGATCGAGCCGGGATCGTCGCTGATCTACTTCACCGGCATCGAGTGGCACCGCAGCGAGCGGCTCACCTGCGCGGTGATCCCGGCGAACGGCGACATTGCGATCGTCATGCCCTTCTTCGAGGAGCCGTCGATCCGCCTCTCGCTCGCCATCCCGGCGGAGGTCCGCATCTGGAACGAGGACGAGGATCCGCTCGTCACCGTCGCCGGCATCCTCAAGGATCGCAAGGCGGCCGCCGGACCGATCGCGATCGAGGAGACGATGCGCTATTTCGCGGTCGACGGGCTGAAGAAGGCGCTGCCCAACGCCGCGATCGTCTCTGGCGCGGGCGTCGTGCGCGGGTGCCGGATGCACAAGTCCCCGGCCGAGATCGCGCTGATGCGCCATGCCACCGACATCACCATCGCCGCCTATCGCTGGCTGGTGCCGCAGGTCGCGCCCGGCATGAAGGCGAGCGCGGTCAGTTCCATGATGGACGCGGCCACCCGCGCGATGGGCGGATCGCCCGAATTCTCGATGGTGCTGGTCGATGCCGCCGCAGCCCTCCCACACGGCGTGCGCGAAGACCAGACGATCGGCGAGAACAGCCTCGTCCTGATGGATTGCGGCTGCACGGTCGAAGGCTATCAGTCGGACGTGTCGCGCACCTTCGTGGTGGGCCGCCCGAGCGACCACCAGCGGCAGGTGTGGGATCAGGTCCATCGCGGCCAGCAGGTCGCCTTCGCGGCGGCGAAGATCGGCGCGGCGGCGGCCAGCGTCGACGATGCGGTGCGGCGCTTCTACGAGGGGCTGGGCTACGGCCCCGGCTACAGGCTGCCGGGCCTCTCGCACCGCACCGGCCACGGCATCGGGCTGGACGGCCACGAGCCGGTCAACCTCGTCCACGGCGAGACGCAGGTGCTGGAGCCGGGCATGTGCTTCTCCGACGAGCCCGGTCTGTATCTGCCCGGCCAGTTCGGCGTGCGGCTGGAGGATTGCTTCCACATGACCGAGGCGGGGCCGGCCTGGTTCAGCCAGCCGCCGGAGAGTTTGGAGCGGCCGGTGTGA